A DNA window from Vigna angularis cultivar LongXiaoDou No.4 chromosome 1, ASM1680809v1, whole genome shotgun sequence contains the following coding sequences:
- the LOC108338969 gene encoding transcription factor TCP12: MYSSNTSLNGNDLLSYPSQPFCFRPFSFESNPTNSSKDQSNSNYALPPPLPPPLSFLQSFDENIFLEHHHDFLLLHPSLADPGFSKNLHVAPEIPATPSFGQGGAAPMDHTTRKRSCKRDRHSKINTARGLRDRRMRLSLEVAKRFFGLQDMLGFDKASKTVEWLLNQAKVEIKQLAREKNSVGGAKSASSTSECEGVSSLDEVVVSGVNEEQERQTPNMKRRTSKVCRKSAFNTIDKESREKARERARERTIEKMRTRRVLAADASNLNRLSSWNPFETVEDSAGTQSQSVNHPSLDAHLPEAEEPTSHAKEHLEDIARHEDNSLVIMNKWSPTMIFNSLNNSAILHEHQFAEFQSLGKPWETYNDHI; this comes from the exons ATGTATTCTTCAAATACCTCCCTCAACGGCAATGACCTACTCTCGTACCCTAGCCAACCATTTTGCTTTAGGCCTTTTTCCTTTGAAAGCAACCCAACCAATTCTTCAAAAGATCAATCCAATTCCAATTACGcccttcctcctcctcttcctcctcctttgTCCTTTCTTCAATCCTTTGACGAAAATATCTTTCTCGAACATCACCATGACTTTCTCTTACTTCACCCCTCTCTAGCCGACCCCGGATTCTCAAAAAACCTTCACGTTGCTCCCGAAATCCCCGCAACTCCCTCCTTCGGACAAGGTGGCGCCGCCCCTATGGACCACACTACAAGAAAGAGGTCCTGCAAGAGAGATCGCCACAGCAAAATCAACACCGCACGAGGCCTCAGAGACCGAAGAATGAGGCTGTCCCTCGAAGTTGCAAAGAGGTTCTTCGGGTTGCAAGACATGCTAGGCTTTGACAAGGCCAGCAAAACCGTCGAGTGGCTACTAAACCAAGCAAAAGTCGAAATCAAACAACTTGCTAGGGAAAAAAACAGTGTTGGTGGTGCCAAGAGTGCATCATCGACTTCTGAATGCGAAGGGGTGTCTAGCTTGGACGAGGTTGTCGTGAGTGGAGTTAACGAGGAGCAAGAGAGGCAGACACCCAACATGAAGAGAAGAACAAGTAAGGTTTGTAGAAAGAGTGCATTCAATACCATCGATAAGGAATCGAGGGAAAAGGCAAGAGAAAGGGCGAGAGAAAGAACAATAGAGAAGATGAGGACTCGAAGAGTACTTGCTGCAGATGCTTCAAACCTTAACCGTTTGAGTTCTTGGAACCCCTTTGAAACGGTTGAAGACTCTGCGGGTACTCAGAGCCAAAGCGTGAACCACCCCTCCTTGGATGCACACCTTCCCGAGGCCGAAGAACCAACTTCTCACGCTAAGGAACATTTGGAGGACATAGCGCGCCATGAAGACAATTCTTTGGTGATCATGAACAAGTGGAGCCCAACCATGATATTCAATTCTCTAAACAACTCAGCAATCCTTCACGAA CATCAATTTGCAGAATTTCAGTCCTTGGGAAAACCTTGGGAAACCTACAACGATCACATCTAG